One genomic segment of Streptomyces sp. NBC_00239 includes these proteins:
- a CDS encoding SCO1417 family MocR-like transcription factor: MAQWTSAVGAAQLARLITSQQPRPAVPGARKPPAYRSLADGIRLLVLEGRVPVAARLPAERELAVALEISRTTVAAAYEALRTEGFLESRRGAGSWTSVPAGNPLPARGLEPLPPEALGSMIDLGCAALPAPEPWLTRAVQGALEELPPYAHTHGDYPAGLQVLRRMLADRYTAQGIPTMPEQIMVTTGAMGAIDAICHLFAGRGERIAVESPSYANILQLMRAAGARLVPVAMADALGGWDLATWRQVLRDAAPRLAYVVADFHNPTGALADEDQRRALVESARSAGTVLVVDETMAELWLEPGLEMPRPVCSFDPAGSTVITVGSASKAFWAGMRIGWVRAAPDVIRSLVAARAYADLGTPVVEQLAVNWLMSTGGWEQAAELRRTQARENRDALVAAVRRELPDWEFEVPRGGLTLWARAGGLSGSRLAEVGERVGVRVPAGPRFGVDGAFEGYVRLPFTVGGPVAEEAAVRLATAARLVATGVGAAAEAPRTFVA, encoded by the coding sequence ATGGCTCAGTGGACCTCGGCCGTCGGTGCGGCACAGCTCGCCCGCCTGATCACCTCCCAGCAGCCCAGGCCCGCCGTCCCCGGCGCCCGCAAGCCGCCCGCCTACCGCTCGCTCGCCGACGGCATCCGCCTGCTCGTGCTCGAAGGCCGGGTCCCGGTCGCCGCCCGGCTGCCCGCCGAGCGCGAACTCGCCGTCGCCCTGGAGATCAGCCGGACCACCGTCGCCGCCGCCTACGAGGCGCTGCGCACGGAAGGCTTCCTGGAGTCCCGCCGCGGCGCCGGCAGCTGGACCTCGGTGCCGGCCGGCAACCCGCTGCCGGCCCGCGGCCTCGAACCGCTGCCGCCCGAGGCCCTCGGCTCGATGATCGACCTCGGCTGCGCCGCCCTCCCCGCCCCCGAGCCCTGGCTCACCCGGGCCGTACAGGGCGCGCTGGAGGAGCTGCCGCCGTACGCGCACACGCACGGGGACTACCCCGCCGGGCTGCAGGTGCTGCGCCGGATGCTCGCCGACCGGTACACCGCGCAGGGCATCCCGACCATGCCCGAGCAGATCATGGTCACCACCGGCGCGATGGGCGCCATCGACGCCATCTGCCACCTCTTCGCGGGCCGCGGCGAGCGGATCGCCGTGGAGTCCCCCTCGTACGCCAACATCCTCCAGCTGATGCGGGCCGCCGGGGCCCGGCTGGTGCCCGTCGCGATGGCCGACGCGCTCGGCGGCTGGGACCTGGCGACCTGGCGGCAGGTGCTGCGGGACGCTGCCCCGCGCCTGGCGTACGTCGTCGCCGACTTCCACAACCCGACCGGCGCGCTCGCCGACGAGGACCAGCGGCGGGCTCTCGTCGAGTCGGCCCGCTCCGCCGGCACGGTCCTGGTCGTCGACGAGACCATGGCCGAACTGTGGCTGGAGCCCGGTCTGGAGATGCCGCGCCCGGTCTGCTCGTTCGACCCCGCCGGCAGCACCGTCATCACGGTGGGATCGGCCAGCAAGGCGTTCTGGGCGGGCATGCGGATCGGCTGGGTCCGGGCCGCCCCCGACGTGATCCGCAGCCTGGTCGCGGCCCGCGCGTACGCCGACCTGGGCACGCCGGTCGTGGAACAGCTGGCCGTGAACTGGCTGATGAGCACCGGCGGCTGGGAGCAGGCGGCCGAGCTGCGGCGCACCCAGGCGCGGGAGAACCGCGACGCGCTGGTGGCCGCGGTGCGCCGGGAACTGCCCGACTGGGAGTTCGAGGTGCCGCGGGGCGGGCTGACACTGTGGGCCCGCGCGGGCGGCCTGTCCGGCTCCCGGCTGGCCGAGGTGGGGGAGCGGGTCGGGGTCCGGGTCCCGGCGGGTCCGCGCTTCGGGGTCGACGGGGCGTTCGAGGGCTACGTACGGCTGCCGTTCACGGTGGGCGGGCCGGTGGCCGAGGAGGCGGCGGTGCGGCTCGCGACGGCTGCGCGGCTGGTGGCCACGGGGGTGGGGGCCGCGGCCGAGGCGCCCCGCACGTTCGTGGCCTGA